The region GCTGAATGTCGCGTTTGGCCAGAAGACCGCTGTGCAGCCGCAGCCCATCCATCAGCTCGGCAAAGCTCATGCGGCAAGGGATGGCAGGAGCGAACATGACGGCCGCCGCTCCCGCGACGGCGCGTAGTACTTGAGATCGGCCTGCATCAGGTGATGCCGGATGCCACGGATCTCGAGTTCCTCAATCGAGGCCCAATTCAGACGGCGAAAGAAACGCACGTTCTGAATCTGCACCGTGGCCATGAAACGATCACAGCCCCAGCCGTTGGCGGTGGTGACCGCCTTCCAGATCAACCCCTTGCCGATCTGGTTGTGACGGCGAAAGTCGCTGTGCACCCCGAGCCGTCCGCCATACCAGAGCCGTGGTTCGGTCTCCACGATCCGAACCACACCCACCACCTGCGCCTCCGGACCGTCCTCCTTCAGACCGTTTTCCTCCCGGCGCTCCTGCTCCAGCTCGGGGTCGCATCCGTGATGCAGGGCCGCGATCGGACAGGCGATGCGGTCGAGTTCATCCCGATCGGACTGTTCGAACACGTGCTGCTCCTCGCAGAAGATGCTGCGCCGCAACGACCAGTAACCCGCGATCAGGGGCGAATCGGGACGCAGCAGGTGAAAGCTGAACCGATCCGAACTGGCGGTGGGCGACAGGCGGAAATCATCGGCGTCGATGCCGATGCCAGCCCGCACCGAAGGGGTGAACAGGCTTGGGGCGGAGCTGATGCTGCGGCCGATGCCACGGCTGCTGGGATCGAGACAGAACACCATGGTCAGGCCGCCTGCTCGAACAGCGACAGCGCCGAACAGGCTCCACATTTGGCGCAACCGGCCGACATCGCCTCGGAGCGCAGATCTCCTTGGTGCAGCAGCTCGGCAACCCCCTTGTAGACGTCGACCATGAAGGCTGTGTCCGGTGCCGGATGGTGCTCCAAGGGTGTGCCGGAGATCGGCACAAACGGAACCACAAACGGGTAGACCCCCAGTTCGATCAGGCGGCGGCTGCAGTCGAGCAGTGCCTCCCGGCTGTCGCCCAGGCCGGCTAGCAGATAGGTGGACACCTCTCCCCGCCCGAACACGGCGACAGCATCGGCGAAGGCCGCGTAGTAACGCTCGAGGCTGAGCTCCGATTTGCCCGGAAGGATGCGACGCCGCACCTCCGGCTCCACCACCTCGAGGTGCATGCCGAGGCTGTCGATTCCCGCAGCCTTCATCCGCTCGTACCAGATCGGATCATCGGGGGGTTCGCACTGCCCCTGGATCGGCAGATCGACCCGACGCTTCACCGCCGCGGCCGTCTCGGCCATCAGCCGGGCGCCGCGGTCATCGCTGTTGGGGGTGCCGGTGGTCATCACCAGCTGCTTCACACCATCCAGGCACACCGCAGCTTCCGCAACCTCGGCCACCTGCTCCGGGGTCTTGCGGATCACCGTGGCGCCGTCCTCAAGGGTCTGCTCGATGGCGCAGAACTGGCAGGACTGGGAGCGATCTCGGAAGCGGATGCAGGTCTGCAACAGCGTGGTGGCCAGCACATCTCGGCTGTGCAGCAAGGCGATGGAGCGGTAGGGGATCCCCTCCGCCGTTCTCAGGCCATAGAAGGCCGGTTCATCGGTGGTGGTCACCACCGGCAGGGCGTCCTGCTGAGGACCGGTCAGGGTCAAGCCGTCACCACGTGCCGCCAGGCTGTACGCCGATGAGCCGGAGACGTCGTTGTAAACGGGCACCATCACCGTGGTGCCATCCACATTCAGGGCCCTGTGGTCAGAGGGTCCAGCCCCGCCGCGACGGCCCCGGTTTCCCTCCAGTGGTTCGGCCCGAACCCCCTTCACCTGCAGTTCGGTCACCAGGCGTCCGAGCTCAGACATGGTTGATCTCCTCGATCACATGGGACATCCCGGCGGCCAATGACCTTTCGGCCATCGACGTTTCGGATGGAACCGGATCGCTCGCCATCTCCTGCATCGCTACGGCCGCGTTGCGATTGATCCGCAGCGACAACAGTTCCGGACGGCTGTAATGGCCGACGCTGTCCATCATTCGCTTGCGCTTGGTGATCAGGGCCAGATCGAGTTCGGCGATGGCCAGGCCTTCACCGTCGGGCAAGGGACCCGCCAGGTAGCGGCCCTCAGGACTGATCACAGCGGTGTGACAGCCCCCTTGAAACGCCTTGTGCAACGACGCATCTGGCGTGATCGCCGCATGGTCATCCGGATCCAGCCATCCGGTGGAGCAGATCACGAAACAGCCGGCCTCCAGGGCGTGATGCCGCATGGTGACGGCGGTCTGCTCGCTGAAGATCGGCCCGACCAGCGACCCGGGGAACTGGGCGCAGTGGATCTCCTCGCCCTGGACCATCAACGCGTAGCGCGCCAGGGGGTTGTAGTGCTCCCAGCAGGCCAACGCCCCGACCCGACCAAGCGGGGTGGACACCACCGACAGGCCGGAACCGTCCCCCTGCCCCCACACCATCCGCTCGTGATAAGTGGGAGTGATCTTGCGGCGCTTGAGAGCGATCTCGCCGCAACTATTTAACAGCAACTGGGTGTTGTAGAGCGTGCCACCGTCCCGTTCGTTCACCCCCAGCAACACCTGCATGCCGTGCTGCCGTGCGGCCGCTGCCACCGCATCCGTGACCGGTCCGGGCACCACCACAGCCTGGTCATAGAGCGCCAGGTGGGAGCGCCCCATGCGAACCGGGGGCTCAACAAATGAGAAGTAGGGGTAATAGGGCAGGAACGTCTCCGGAAAGACGATCAGCTCAACGCCTTCGGCCGCCGCTTCGGCCATCGCGTCGAGCACCTTCTGAAGAGATCCATCCAGGCTGAACAGCACGGGACGGATCTGGGCAGCGGCAACTTTGACAGTGGTCACCATGAAATAGGTACGACGACGACTCAGAGCGTCCAGGTGTCGAGGATGAAGGCCCCTTCCTTGCGATGCATCAGCACGATGTCGAGCACATCAAGGGGATTCACCGGGGTGATGCCCGGCATCAGCGCCTTCTCGCTGTGTCCGTAAAGCGCCTGCAGAGCGAAGCGACAGGCGTACACCTTTCCCCCCTGATCCATGAACTTCTGTAGCCGTGCGTTGAAGTTCAGGTGACCATCAAAGGCGGCATCACCGAGCTTGGGGAATCCACGCATCACACCGAGGGTGACGCCAGGGCCATAGAGCAGAACAGAGGTTTCAAACCCTTTGGTAATCAGACGGCTGGCCTGCAAAAGATTAACCAGGCCAATAGAACCTTCGAAAGCAACGGTGTGAAACGTGACCAAGGCCTTTTCACCCGGCTCAGCCTTCACATCGGGAAAGACTTTTTCCTCGTAGTCAACAAGATAATCCCCCGGCTGGTTGGCGGGACGATCGACGACAGGCATGTGAAGAAACCATAAGCACCCTAAGATTGGCTCCGGTCGGCCCACAAAAAATGTACGAAATACGACCAAATTCGAGACTGAATCAAACTGGCTGACAGCGGGAGCGCAATCAAATTCGGTGGCCTTCGCTACAACACAAGTGTTAATTTCAAGAAAAATAGAAATCTTGAGTCTTGTGTTGATTGATGCTGAATAGCGCGCATGATGGCGCCCGATTCAAGGCCGATCATGCGGTTGTGGTGATCGGAGCCGGTCAGGCCGGACTTTCGGTGGCCTACCAGTTGCAACAAAGGGGCATCCGTCCTGTGGTGCTGGAAAAGCACCGCATCGGATACGCCTGGGATCAGCAACGCTGGGATTCTTTCTGCCTGGTCACCCCCAACTGGCAATGCCGCTTGCCGGACTTCCCCTACGACGGCAACCAGCCCGAGGGGTTCATGCCCAAGGCAGAGATCGTGGCGTACCTGCAACGCTTCGCGCGGCACGTGGGTGGAGATGTGCGCGAGGGGGTCGCCGTTCAACGGCTAACCCCGAAAGGCAGTGGTTATCGGCTAAGCACCAGCGAAGGCGAGATGGAGGCCGAACATGTGGTGGTGGCCACCGGCGGGTATCACGCCCCCCGGCGCCATCCCCTGGCCGAACGGCTGCCGGCCTCCGTGCTCCAACTCGATGCCCGTGCTTACCGCAACCCGGCGGCTCTACCGGAAGGCCCCGTATTGGTGGTGGGCAACGGCCAGTCCGGCAGCCAGATCGCGGAGGACCTGCACCTGTCCGGCCGCACCGTGCACCTCAGTGTGGGCAGCGCCCCTCGATCCCCACGGGTGTACCGCGGCCGGGATGTGGTCGATTGGCTGGACCGGATGGGCTACTACGACATGCCGATCAGCGACCATGCCGACCCCCGCAGCGTCCGCGCCAAAACCAACCACTTCCTCACCGGTCGCGATGGTGGCCGTGAGATCGATCTGCGCCAGCGCGCCACCGAGGGCATGCGTCTGCATGGCCGTCTCGCAACCATCGCCACTGACCACATCGGCTTTGCCGATGATCTCGCCGGCAACCTCGATCAGGCCGATGCGGTTTATTGCCGCATCCGCAGCAGCATCGACAGCTGGATCCAGCAGCAGGGCATCGAGGCCCCCCTCGAGCCCCCCTATTCACCCTGCTGGCAACCATCAGCGATGGCCGACCCCGGCATCGATCTCAGCCGGGATCCACTCGCTGCGGTGATCTGGTGCACCGGGTACCGCAGCGACTTCAGCTGGATCGATGCTCCGGTGTTCGATGGTGCCGGTCTGCCGGCCCATGAGCGTGGGGTCACCCAGAGCGCGGGGCTCTACTTCCTTGGCCTGCCCTGGCTGCACACCTGGGGATCCGGTCGCTTCTGCGGCGTCAGCGACGATGCCGACTACCTCGCGAGGCTGATCAGTCTGCGGCTGCAACGCCGCGATGCCAGCCAGGAGCGGCTGGAGTGCACCGCGATCCTGGGCTCCTGAACTGCTCTCAACGCATGGAGTTGTGCAGGGCGGTGCGGAGCCAGGAGGCCATCTGTGTGTTGAGAGTGTCGACATCAGCCACCGGTTCAGCACTGAAGGGCTTCAGTGGTATGTAGCCATCAGGGCCGAATTCAGGTGTAATAGTGGCCGGCGCCTTTTCCTGATCAAACGATTCCAGAAAGAATTGCCAACAAGAGCGATGAGCCTCCAATGCTTCGGTCCACTCCGGCGCAAAGGGATGGCTGACTGAGGGGCCCTGGGCATGACCGACCCGTGCATGGATGTGGTCGACCCGCCCTGCCATGGCCTGCACCGGTAGGAGATCAGGCGTCATCAACCGCTCGGCAACACAACACCAATGGCTCAGGTCTGCCGTGAGCCGCATCCGTGGATGTCGCTCCAGCCACACCGGCATCTGCCAGGGGTTAGCCAGGCTCCGGCTGCGATGGGTCTCCAGCATCACGGCGCAGGGCACGGTATCGATGCGGTCGAGAACAGCCCTGAAAAAACGATGTTGAACGTCCTCAGACCAGCTGTCACTGCCAATGATCAGATTGATCTTGAGCGGTTCCATGGCCATCGCACGACTCAGCAACGCCTCAAGTTGTTCGAGATGCTGTTCAGGACCATCGGCCAGATTTGGGGTGTAGCCGCCCCCAGTAGTGATCTCGAGGATCAGCGCCTGCCTTCTCTTACCGAGGAGCTGCCGAACCTCCGCTGCATCAATCCGCTCCAGACACGAATGAACCACATTGCATTCGAGACCATCAAATCCGTGAGTTGAAGCACGGCTGGAAGCTGACTCGAGAGAACCATTCCAGCCCCAGAGAGATTGCAGCAAAAGCACCACGTCAGTGCTCGTCTGTGAACAAGTGCGGCTGGATACCGAGGTAAATGGCCTCGCGGAACAGGACTCGTTTCGCCTTGGCATCCCCGCGCTGGTGAGCCTCGCGGAACCGTCTCTGAAGGGAGGAGATCATCGTCCTCCGTCTGGCATCAGAGCGGTCTGTGCTGTCCAAGGTGGGGGCACCGATCTACCGCAATTATGCGGAGCAAGCAGGCGCCCAGTCGATCAAGGCTCCGGCTGATTCTCCTTCCAACGTTCGAACAACACCGCAACCGCCAGGGAAATGGCGACGGCGATGCCGGCACCAATGAACACCACCCCGAATTCCACCGGCATCAGCCCACTGCCATCACCACCCCATCATTGTTGAAGGGGTCAATTCACCAGCTGCTGGTAGGCCTCATTCACCCGACGAAACGCCTCGGCTGATCCGCCCATGTCTGGGTGGTGTTGCTTTACCAATCGGCGATGGGCTCGCTTGATCGCCTCGGCCGTCGCCCCCGGCTCCAGGCCGAGCACAGCCAGAGCATCAGCCCGGAAATCGCCGCTTGGGCGACGAGGGCCACGCAAGCGCTGGCGTAACTCCGCCACCACGCGGCGGGGATCTTCATCCAGCCATTCACTGGCTCTAACTCCATAGAGAGCAAAGGCCGCCAGCACCACCGTGTCCTGGAGGGTTGCCGGGTTTGCGACCGCTGCCAGCAGATCGCTCCCGAGACCATCCACCAGCCGGTTCAACCGCTGCTGCAGGTTGAGATTCGCAGGGAACCCCCGCCGGTTGAGCCGCTCGATCAACGCCTCCAGGCCTGCCTGATCGAACTCGCTCCAACCGGGTTGCTTGGCCAGTTCATCCCCCCAACGCTGCACCTGCACCCGTCGGATCAGGTTCATCGTGGGTTCAGGCCGAGGGCGCTGCTGACGACGCAGTCGTTCCAGCTCCCGTTGCATGCGCTGGAGCTCTCGCCGCAGGGCATCGTTCTCCGCCAGCAACGCCTCGACGTTGCTGGTCACCCGCTGATCACGACTGCTGGTCGAGACCCCTGACGGTGGTGAGCCGGTCCATTGCCGGGGATCAAAACCCACTGCAGCCCCCAGGTCGACTTACCATGGCAACACCTGACCATTGGCATGCCAGAAACTGCCGCTGGTCTCCGGGGTCAGCACATCAATGCGGGCCAGGAGACCCTGCACGGCGTCCGAGGGATCAACTCCACTGGGGTTGAAGCGGATCATCCCGGTGCGCACCAGTCCCGGATGCAGGATCGCCACGGCGATCCCCCGGGGCTTCAAATCGATCGCCAACGATTTACCGGCAATGTTCAGGGCCACCTTCGACATCCGATAGCCGTAGGAGCCCCCAGAGCTGTTGTCGTCAATCGACCCCATGCGACTGGTCATCAGTGCCAGCTTGCTGCCATGCGGCATCTGCGGCACCAGGGCCCGTGCCAACAGCAAGGGAGCTAAGGCATTCACGTCGAACTGGCGGCGAATGGCCTCCGCATCAAGATCCTCCAGCCCCATCGAGTGAAGGATGCCGGCGTTGAGAATCACGCCATCGAGCGGGCAACCGTCAAGACGCCGCACCAGCTCATCGATGGATGACTGCTCACTCAGCTCGATGCCGGCCTCGAGCTGCACCCCCAGCGACTCCAGCTCAGGGCTGAGCTGTCGGCACACGGCAATCACCGCATCCCCACGGGCCTGGAGCTGCTGGCAGTAGGCCAGTCCGATGCCGCGGTTGGCTCCTGTCACCAGATAGGTCGCCATCAGTTCCTCGCCGTTGTCGCCCATCCTGAGGCCAAAGCGTCGTTCGGCCTCAACGATTCAAGCGTGTCTAGCCTGAAGATGGAATCCGGATCGAGGCCCAGGCGAGACATCTCA is a window of Synechococcus sp. A15-24 DNA encoding:
- a CDS encoding MSMEG_0569 family flavin-dependent oxidoreductase translates to MLNSAHDGARFKADHAVVVIGAGQAGLSVAYQLQQRGIRPVVLEKHRIGYAWDQQRWDSFCLVTPNWQCRLPDFPYDGNQPEGFMPKAEIVAYLQRFARHVGGDVREGVAVQRLTPKGSGYRLSTSEGEMEAEHVVVATGGYHAPRRHPLAERLPASVLQLDARAYRNPAALPEGPVLVVGNGQSGSQIAEDLHLSGRTVHLSVGSAPRSPRVYRGRDVVDWLDRMGYYDMPISDHADPRSVRAKTNHFLTGRDGGREIDLRQRATEGMRLHGRLATIATDHIGFADDLAGNLDQADAVYCRIRSSIDSWIQQQGIEAPLEPPYSPCWQPSAMADPGIDLSRDPLAAVIWCTGYRSDFSWIDAPVFDGAGLPAHERGVTQSAGLYFLGLPWLHTWGSGRFCGVSDDADYLARLISLRLQRRDASQERLECTAILGS
- a CDS encoding MSMEG_0567/Sll0786 family nitrogen starvation N-acetyltransferase; the encoded protein is MVFCLDPSSRGIGRSISSAPSLFTPSVRAGIGIDADDFRLSPTASSDRFSFHLLRPDSPLIAGYWSLRRSIFCEEQHVFEQSDRDELDRIACPIAALHHGCDPELEQERREENGLKEDGPEAQVVGVVRIVETEPRLWYGGRLGVHSDFRRHNQIGKGLIWKAVTTANGWGCDRFMATVQIQNVRFFRRLNWASIEELEIRGIRHHLMQADLKYYAPSRERRPSCSLLPSLAA
- a CDS encoding sugar phosphate isomerase/epimerase gives rise to the protein MVHSCLERIDAAEVRQLLGKRRQALILEITTGGGYTPNLADGPEQHLEQLEALLSRAMAMEPLKINLIIGSDSWSEDVQHRFFRAVLDRIDTVPCAVMLETHRSRSLANPWQMPVWLERHPRMRLTADLSHWCCVAERLMTPDLLPVQAMAGRVDHIHARVGHAQGPSVSHPFAPEWTEALEAHRSCWQFFLESFDQEKAPATITPEFGPDGYIPLKPFSAEPVADVDTLNTQMASWLRTALHNSMR
- a CDS encoding J domain-containing protein, with amino-acid sequence MGFDPRQWTGSPPSGVSTSSRDQRVTSNVEALLAENDALRRELQRMQRELERLRRQQRPRPEPTMNLIRRVQVQRWGDELAKQPGWSEFDQAGLEALIERLNRRGFPANLNLQQRLNRLVDGLGSDLLAAVANPATLQDTVVLAAFALYGVRASEWLDEDPRRVVAELRQRLRGPRRPSGDFRADALAVLGLEPGATAEAIKRAHRRLVKQHHPDMGGSAEAFRRVNEAYQQLVN
- a CDS encoding SDR family oxidoreductase; translation: MATYLVTGANRGIGLAYCQQLQARGDAVIAVCRQLSPELESLGVQLEAGIELSEQSSIDELVRRLDGCPLDGVILNAGILHSMGLEDLDAEAIRRQFDVNALAPLLLARALVPQMPHGSKLALMTSRMGSIDDNSSGGSYGYRMSKVALNIAGKSLAIDLKPRGIAVAILHPGLVRTGMIRFNPSGVDPSDAVQGLLARIDVLTPETSGSFWHANGQVLPW
- a CDS encoding MSMEG_0572/Sll0783 family nitrogen starvation response protein — its product is MPVVDRPANQPGDYLVDYEEKVFPDVKAEPGEKALVTFHTVAFEGSIGLVNLLQASRLITKGFETSVLLYGPGVTLGVMRGFPKLGDAAFDGHLNFNARLQKFMDQGGKVYACRFALQALYGHSEKALMPGITPVNPLDVLDIVLMHRKEGAFILDTWTL
- a CDS encoding MSMEG_0568 family radical SAM protein, producing MSELGRLVTELQVKGVRAEPLEGNRGRRGGAGPSDHRALNVDGTTVMVPVYNDVSGSSAYSLAARGDGLTLTGPQQDALPVVTTTDEPAFYGLRTAEGIPYRSIALLHSRDVLATTLLQTCIRFRDRSQSCQFCAIEQTLEDGATVIRKTPEQVAEVAEAAVCLDGVKQLVMTTGTPNSDDRGARLMAETAAAVKRRVDLPIQGQCEPPDDPIWYERMKAAGIDSLGMHLEVVEPEVRRRILPGKSELSLERYYAAFADAVAVFGRGEVSTYLLAGLGDSREALLDCSRRLIELGVYPFVVPFVPISGTPLEHHPAPDTAFMVDVYKGVAELLHQGDLRSEAMSAGCAKCGACSALSLFEQAA
- a CDS encoding Nit6803 family nitrilase; this encodes MVTTVKVAAAQIRPVLFSLDGSLQKVLDAMAEAAAEGVELIVFPETFLPYYPYFSFVEPPVRMGRSHLALYDQAVVVPGPVTDAVAAAARQHGMQVLLGVNERDGGTLYNTQLLLNSCGEIALKRRKITPTYHERMVWGQGDGSGLSVVSTPLGRVGALACWEHYNPLARYALMVQGEEIHCAQFPGSLVGPIFSEQTAVTMRHHALEAGCFVICSTGWLDPDDHAAITPDASLHKAFQGGCHTAVISPEGRYLAGPLPDGEGLAIAELDLALITKRKRMMDSVGHYSRPELLSLRINRNAAVAMQEMASDPVPSETSMAERSLAAGMSHVIEEINHV